In Natranaerobius thermophilus JW/NM-WN-LF, the genomic stretch ACAGGGAGAGTCAAGATATGGGCGATAAAAAAATCGAAATAAATGAGTATTCAAGTGAAAATTTAACAAGTCTGTACCGGCTCAAAAATGTTATAAAACAAGAAAGTGGGCAAACAATATTATCAGTACCTGATTTAACATTAAAAGAAGGTGAAGTTTACGGCATAATTGGTCCAAGCGGTGCCGGTAAAAGTACTCTTGTCAGGATACTTAACGGATTATCTCAGCCAACTTCTGGGGAAGTTTATTTCCTAAATAAAGAGCTATTTAACAAAAAAAACCTACGCCAGCTCCAAAAAGAAATGACTTTAGTGTTTCAAAAACCTCATCTCTTTAATACTACGGTTTTAGAAAACGTAGCTTACGGATTGAAAGTAAGAGGTTATCCTAGTAAAAAAGCTTTTAAAATTGCTGAAAATTCACTGAAAGAAATGGGAATTCTAGAGTTAAAAAAAAGAAAGGCCGCTTCTCTATCAGGAGGAGAGGCTCAGCGAGTAGCCTTGGCGAGAGCTATGGCCTTTAAGCCTAGAGTTCTGCTTTTAGACGAACCTACGGGTAATTTAGACCCAGGGAATATTAAATTGATTGAAAATAAGGTTAACTCTTTGTACTCTCAAGAACACACTACAGTTATAATGGTTACCCATAACATGTTTCAAGCCAAGCGAATAGCGACTCGGGGCATGTTTATTTATCAAGGTAAACTAATTGAAGAAGGCCCAATAGACCAAATTTTTTCAGAACCGGAAAGCAATCTTACTAAACAATTTGTCAACGGGGAAATGATTTTTTAGAACTTTTTTCCCGCGTAATTCGTCTAAAAATAGTGATGGCTGTTTTAAGTTTTCTAAACATCACGCCAGTGACCAGACAAAACTTTGGAGGTGAAGAACAAATAAGATGAAAAAATTTAGAATTCGTATGAGCATTGTGCCTATCATGCTCATCACACTAATGTTTTTCGCCGGGTCTGTCCTGCCAGGGGGAATATCTCAGGCCCAAGCTGCAATGCAGGTGAATGATGACCCTGGCATCCCTGTCTTTATTGATGAAGAAGAAATTACAGAAGGTTTATTACCCCGTTTAAGAAACGGACGTCTATTAGGCCCTGTCCGAAACATTTCCGAAACTCTAGGAGCCTATGTAGATTATTCGGAAGCCGATCAAGAAGCTATCATTATCAAAGACGACACTGAAGTTCGAATGCAAGTCGATAGTGATGTAGCTAGGACTTACAGTCCCGGTGAAGAAGTACCAGAAAAAACTCAACTTGATGCTCCCATGTTTATTGATGAGGGTAGATCCTTTGTACCCCTGAGATTCTTGGCAGAAAACTTTGGTTATTACGTAATATGGGACGAGTCTTCTAGAACCGTTTCCTTGGTCTCTCCGGATCAGGATGAAGATGAGGAAATAGCTGATGAACCAGAAGAAGTTGACGAAGATCAGAAAGAAAAAGACCAGGAAGAAGATGAGGAAAAGGATCAACAAGAGCCAGAACAACCTGAAGAAAAAGATGAGGAAGATGAGAAAGAAACTGAAGTTGAACCAAATGATGAAGAAGACAAGATTAAAGATATTCAGGAACAGATTGACGCTAGAACTGAAGAACTTGATTTACAAGTAAAATTTGAAGATAAAAAAATTGATATAATCACTGAACGTGCTGGGACTGATTTCCCCCAACATGAAGTGGATTTTTCTAAAAATGAAGAGCAGTTTATAATCACTGTGAAAAATAGTAAAATTGAGGATAAAAACTGGGATTTTGACAATCAACTGTTAGACAAATTATCAGCAACTACTGTAGTAACAGAACAAAAAGTAGAAGAAGTTATGGAAGATACTGTTATTGAAGAGGACGAAAATACTGAAATCGGGGATACTGTTAGTACTTACAAGGGTAAAATAACTGTTGAGTTAAATTATCCTGTACCTGAATTGGACCCTGATATCTCAAAGAATGACGGAGAAAGTACCTCTTTGATTGTTACCATCCCGAAAGTTTTTGAAACAATTTTAGAGGAACAAGAAATTGCCAATGGGTTGAAATATACCTCCATTAGAAAAGGCCAAGAAAATGGACCGATAAAAATTCACGAACTACGACTAGATCCCCATGGTGATGTCAAACCTGAACTAATCATGGCTCAAGACGGTTTTTCCGGATTTGAGAGACTAGATTCCATGGCCAAAAGAAATAATGCTATAGCAGCTATCAATGGAGGGTTTTACTGGCGTGCAGGTCATCCGATTGGTCTTTACATATCGGATCAAAGATTGATCCGAGAACCTATGCCCAACAGATCAGCTTTCTTCTACTCAAAGGATGGGGAAGCTACAATAGAGAGGACTGCCTTTAACGGTGGGCTTATGTATATTGATGACATCAATACAAATCTATCAATTGACGGTGTGAACAGAAGTAGAGGTCGGGAAGAATTAATTGTCTATACACCTGAGCAAGGTAACACTACAGGTACCACCTCTTCAACTTTTAGAGGTCATAAAGAAATTGTTATTTCAGACGAGGAAATCATTGCTATAAACCATGGTGACAGCCAGATACCCGATGATGGTTATGTATTGTCCATTCACGAGCAATATGTTAGAGCAAACCAAGATTTAATCGATGAACTTGAAACCGGTATGACAACTAAATTACATTGGAACATGGGACAAAGCAAAAACGTGGAAGATGTTGTCTTTGCCCTCGGAGGAGGACCAAGGATTTTAGAAAAGGGTGAAGTAGATATTCGTTCTATGGAAGAGGTTATCTCAGACAATGTTTCTCAAGGGCGGTCTCCCAGAACTGCTGTCGGAGTCACCCGAGATGGCCAACTACTATTAACTGCTGTAGACGGAAGGCAAAGTGGATTGAGCATTGGTATGACCTTAGAAGAGCTTGGAAATTTCATGAAGGACCGAGGTGCTCAAGACGCCCTAAACCTGGATGGAGGCGGTTCCACAATGATGTGGTTTGACAATGAATTTCAAAATAACCCCTCCAATGGGATAAGAAATATTGGTAACTCCATTGTAATCCGTGAAAAATAGAATCTTGAAAAATTCTTGAAATTAGTTTAAATTTAAGTTTAAGTCTAAACTATATAAGTTTTACGCGGAGTTGATAATCCATGATAGCTGAATTGGACAAAGCAATATTTCAAGCATTTCAATCCATCCAAGGCACTTTTCCCGCCTTGGATGGAATCTTCATTTTTATAGCAGGCCAGTCCAAGTATTTCATGGGAATACTTTTTCTCGTCGGATTTATCCTGTTATTTCTTAACAGATATCAAAAACTACAACGGAGCGAGATCAGTTGGACCGGATTAATAGGAACCATGTTAATAGCAGCCCTTTTGGTACTTATACCAATTATATTGTCAGATTTTATCCGGGAGCTAGTGCAACGAGAAAGGCCCTTTGTTATTTTTGATTTAGAGCCCATGATTGAACAGGATATCAGACCTTCGCTACCCAGCAACCATA encodes the following:
- a CDS encoding phosphodiester glycosidase family protein, with protein sequence MKKFRIRMSIVPIMLITLMFFAGSVLPGGISQAQAAMQVNDDPGIPVFIDEEEITEGLLPRLRNGRLLGPVRNISETLGAYVDYSEADQEAIIIKDDTEVRMQVDSDVARTYSPGEEVPEKTQLDAPMFIDEGRSFVPLRFLAENFGYYVIWDESSRTVSLVSPDQDEDEEIADEPEEVDEDQKEKDQEEDEEKDQQEPEQPEEKDEEDEKETEVEPNDEEDKIKDIQEQIDARTEELDLQVKFEDKKIDIITERAGTDFPQHEVDFSKNEEQFIITVKNSKIEDKNWDFDNQLLDKLSATTVVTEQKVEEVMEDTVIEEDENTEIGDTVSTYKGKITVELNYPVPELDPDISKNDGESTSLIVTIPKVFETILEEQEIANGLKYTSIRKGQENGPIKIHELRLDPHGDVKPELIMAQDGFSGFERLDSMAKRNNAIAAINGGFYWRAGHPIGLYISDQRLIREPMPNRSAFFYSKDGEATIERTAFNGGLMYIDDINTNLSIDGVNRSRGREELIVYTPEQGNTTGTTSSTFRGHKEIVISDEEIIAINHGDSQIPDDGYVLSIHEQYVRANQDLIDELETGMTTKLHWNMGQSKNVEDVVFALGGGPRILEKGEVDIRSMEEVISDNVSQGRSPRTAVGVTRDGQLLLTAVDGRQSGLSIGMTLEELGNFMKDRGAQDALNLDGGGSTMMWFDNEFQNNPSNGIRNIGNSIVIREK
- a CDS encoding phosphatase PAP2 family protein encodes the protein MIAELDKAIFQAFQSIQGTFPALDGIFIFIAGQSKYFMGILFLVGFILLFLNRYQKLQRSEISWTGLIGTMLIAALLVLIPIILSDFIRELVQRERPFVIFDLEPMIEQDIRPSLPSNHTAASFAIAGFFLVYFRNAFPFVALLAALVGIARIYTGIHFPLDILAGSVVGILPALLFLALSSRINYRGWSQDYLSRYRKPKLKRK
- a CDS encoding ATP-binding cassette domain-containing protein translates to MGDKKIEINEYSSENLTSLYRLKNVIKQESGQTILSVPDLTLKEGEVYGIIGPSGAGKSTLVRILNGLSQPTSGEVYFLNKELFNKKNLRQLQKEMTLVFQKPHLFNTTVLENVAYGLKVRGYPSKKAFKIAENSLKEMGILELKKRKAASLSGGEAQRVALARAMAFKPRVLLLDEPTGNLDPGNIKLIENKVNSLYSQEHTTVIMVTHNMFQAKRIATRGMFIYQGKLIEEGPIDQIFSEPESNLTKQFVNGEMIF